One genomic region from Amaranthus tricolor cultivar Red isolate AtriRed21 chromosome 12, ASM2621246v1, whole genome shotgun sequence encodes:
- the LOC130797097 gene encoding transcription factor bHLH94-like has protein sequence MALDAPIYYQQQDLFGHNNGTNNNHIYPLLQAASSSYFPDYTHDSFFKTHDQSQQNLSFSTFNQDYYSTFNDFLDDNPLEFDWHSYYYNNHGIINHELPQLNSYDYECWGLVDNNNSNSNNNNCSSSPDHEQTVHGGDDGVGLENVRMRPKQRRRARAKKNKEEIENQRMTHIAVERNRRKQMNEYLNMLRDLMPHSYVQRGDQASIVGAAINFVKELEHNLQNLSAKKQMKENINTKSTLLPFEDFFSFPQFSSNAQIINDDPMMSGDAATSHHHNNHREQPSNGGLSGADVEVSMVESHAHLKIRLRRSLKHLSKLVSGLHCLRLVILHLNVNTSDDGVVLYTFSLKVEDESKLSSVDEIARAVYELLGRIQEENN, from the exons ATGGCATTAGATGCACCCATTTATTATCAACAACAAGACCTTTTTGGTCATAATAATGGCACCAATAATAACCATATCTACCCTTTATTACAAGCTGCATCATCTAGTTATTTCCCTGATTATACCCATGATTCTTTCTTTAAAACCCATGATCAATCCCAACAAAATCTTTCATTTTCCACATTTAATCAAGATTATTATTCTACTTTTAATGATTTTCTTGATGATAACCCACTAGAATTTGATTGGcattcttattattataataatcatgGGATTATTAACCATGAGTTACCCCAATTGAATAGTTATGATTATGAATGTTGGGGTTtggttgataataataatagtaatagtaataataataattgttcgTCGTCCCCGGACCATGAACAGACTGTTCATGGTGGGGACGACGGTGTTGGTTTGGAGAATGTGAGGATGAGGCCGAAGCAGCGACGACGTGCGAGAGCTAAGAAGAATAAGGAGGAAATTGAGAATCAAAGGATGACTCATATTGCTGTTGAAAGGAATAGAAGGAAACAAATGAATGAGTATTTGAATATGCTTAGAGATTTGATGCCTCATTCTTATGTCCAAAGG GGGGACCAAGCATCAATAGTAGGAGCAGCAATCAACTTTGTTAAAGAGCTGGAGCATAACCTACAAAATTTAAGTGCTAAGAAGCAAATGAAAGaaaatattaatacaaaatccaCATTATTGCCTTTTGAAGATTTCTTTAGCTTCCCACAATTCTCCAGTAATGCACAAATAATTAATGATGATCCAATGATGTCCGGCGACGCCGCGACCAgccaccaccacaacaaccaccGTGAGCAGCCGAGTAATGGTGGGTTGAGTGGTGCGGATGTGGAGGTGTCAATGGTGGAAAGCCATGCTCATCTTAAGATACGTTTAAGGAGATCACTTAAGCATTTGTCTAAGCTTGTTTCTGGTTTACATTGTTTGAGGctggtcattcttcatcttaATGTCAACACTTCTGATGATGGTGTTGTTCTTTACACTTTCAGTCTCAAG GTGGAAGATGAGAGCAAGCTGAGTTCAGTGGATGAGATTGCAAGGGCGGTGTACGAATTACTAGGTAGGATTCAAGAAGAAAATAATTAG